One region of Streptomyces sp. NBC_00442 genomic DNA includes:
- a CDS encoding flotillin family protein: MDAISLGLGVLVAVVLLIAIALLLVVGKLFRKVEQGRALIISKTKKVDVTFTGAVVLPVLHKAEYMDISVKTIEIRRTGREGLICQDNIRADIHISFFVRVNKTVEDVIKVAQSIGTQRASDRVAIQDFFAAKFSEALKTVGKQLDFVDLYTKREEFRDRIIRVIGTDLNGYHLDDAAIDHLEQTPMTQLDAANILDAQGIRKITELTAVEHVRTNEYQRTEQKEITRQNVDARETILELERRQAEAEIKQRREVETLRAREEAATSKVQEEERLGAQTAFLRTEEQLGVQRENQAREIAVAQKNRERVIAVENERIEKDRMLEVIGRERETALSAIAKDKEVEAERREVADVVRERIAVDRTVAEQEESIKKLRMVEEAERTRQAVIIGAEAEAQEKLVKDIKAAEAAEAAAKHRAAEQLTLAEARLKSADLDARAKLRLAEGLQAEAAAEGLAQVQVRDKEAEVIEKTGRAEAEATGARLKAEAEGSRLKALAAAAGTQAQATADAAMIGEKLKAEAEGLTEKAAAMAALDDASRGHEEYRLRLAAEKEIRLAGLTAQRQVAEAQASVLATGLEKADINIVGGESVFFDRLVSSISLGQSVDAFVRHSETAQALAGPWLDGSASFPEDVTRVLGSVSTGDVQNLTVSALLMKMMNSGGANAARLGELLDKAGQLGLTDLPVSALTGPAGGSSNGPVNGSANGPVNGSVSGPVNGSVSGPSNGSATA; encoded by the coding sequence ATGGATGCCATTTCCCTGGGCCTCGGCGTACTCGTCGCCGTTGTCCTGCTCATCGCGATCGCCCTGCTCCTGGTGGTCGGCAAGCTGTTCCGGAAGGTGGAGCAGGGCAGGGCGCTGATCATCTCCAAGACCAAGAAGGTCGATGTCACCTTCACCGGAGCCGTGGTCCTTCCGGTGCTGCACAAGGCCGAGTACATGGACATCTCGGTGAAGACCATCGAGATCCGCCGCACCGGGCGCGAGGGCCTGATCTGCCAGGACAACATCCGGGCCGACATCCACATCTCGTTCTTCGTGCGGGTCAACAAGACGGTCGAGGACGTCATCAAGGTCGCGCAGTCGATCGGCACCCAGCGGGCCAGTGACCGGGTCGCCATCCAGGACTTCTTCGCGGCGAAGTTCTCCGAGGCTCTCAAGACCGTGGGCAAGCAGCTCGACTTCGTGGACCTCTACACCAAGCGCGAGGAGTTCCGGGACCGGATCATCCGGGTCATCGGCACCGACCTGAACGGCTACCACCTCGACGACGCCGCCATCGACCACCTCGAACAGACCCCGATGACACAGCTGGACGCGGCGAACATCCTCGACGCGCAGGGCATCCGCAAGATCACCGAGCTGACGGCCGTCGAGCACGTACGCACCAACGAGTACCAGCGCACCGAGCAGAAGGAGATCACCCGGCAGAACGTGGACGCTCGGGAGACCATCCTGGAGCTTGAGCGGCGCCAGGCCGAGGCCGAGATCAAGCAGCGCCGCGAGGTCGAGACACTGCGCGCCCGCGAGGAGGCCGCGACGTCCAAGGTGCAGGAGGAGGAGCGGCTCGGCGCGCAGACCGCGTTCCTGCGCACGGAGGAGCAGCTCGGGGTGCAGCGGGAGAACCAGGCCCGGGAGATCGCGGTCGCGCAGAAGAACCGTGAGCGGGTCATCGCGGTCGAGAACGAGCGCATCGAGAAGGACCGGATGCTCGAAGTCATCGGCCGTGAACGGGAGACGGCGTTGTCCGCGATCGCCAAGGACAAGGAGGTCGAGGCCGAGCGCCGCGAGGTGGCCGACGTGGTCAGGGAGCGGATCGCCGTCGACCGCACGGTGGCCGAGCAGGAAGAGTCGATCAAGAAGCTCCGCATGGTCGAGGAGGCCGAGCGCACCCGGCAGGCCGTGATCATCGGCGCCGAGGCGGAGGCTCAGGAGAAGCTGGTCAAGGACATCAAGGCGGCGGAGGCCGCGGAGGCGGCCGCCAAGCACCGCGCCGCCGAGCAACTCACGCTGGCCGAGGCCCGGTTGAAGTCCGCCGATCTCGACGCGCGTGCCAAGCTGCGGCTCGCCGAGGGTCTCCAGGCGGAGGCGGCGGCCGAAGGTCTCGCCCAGGTCCAGGTCCGCGACAAGGAGGCCGAGGTCATCGAGAAAACCGGCCGCGCCGAGGCCGAGGCGACCGGAGCCCGCCTGAAGGCGGAGGCCGAGGGGTCCCGGCTCAAGGCGCTCGCGGCCGCGGCGGGCACCCAGGCGCAGGCCACGGCGGACGCCGCGATGATCGGCGAGAAGCTGAAGGCGGAGGCCGAGGGCCTGACCGAGAAGGCGGCCGCGATGGCGGCGCTCGACGACGCCTCGCGCGGCCACGAGGAGTACCGGCTGCGGCTCGCCGCGGAGAAGGAGATCCGCCTGGCCGGGCTCACCGCGCAGCGGCAGGTCGCGGAGGCGCAGGCCTCGGTCCTTGCCACCGGCCTGGAGAAGGCCGACATCAACATCGTCGGCGGCGAGTCCGTCTTCTTCGACCGGCTGGTGTCCTCGATCTCCCTCGGGCAGAGCGTCGACGCGTTCGTGCGGCACTCCGAGACCGCGCAGGCACTCGCGGGGCCCTGGCTCGACGGGAGCGCGAGCTTCCCCGAGGACGTGACCCGTGTGCTCGGCTCGGTGTCCACCGGAGATGTGCAGAACCTGACGGTGTCCGCGCTCCTGATGAAGATGATGAACTCCGGCGGCGCCAACGCCGCCCGGCTGGGCGAACTGCTGGACAAGGCGGGCCAGTTGGGGCTCACGGACCTGCCGGTCTCGGCACTGACCGGCCCGGCCGGCGGGTCGTCCAACGGCCCGGTCAACGGCTCCGCCAACGGCCCGGTCAACGGTTCGGTCAGCGGGCCGGTCAACGGTTCGGTCAGCGGGCCGTCCAACGGTTCGGCCACGGCCTGA